From a region of the Phragmites australis chromosome 21, lpPhrAust1.1, whole genome shotgun sequence genome:
- the LOC133904146 gene encoding homeobox-leucine zipper protein HOX15-like, giving the protein MEQEEVGLALGLSLGSGHHQPKEQPPSPSCALEPSLSLSLPADGGGLTMPVPVRPLIAGVKWEELQAEEEDEAVDRAVYSVVSSAAAADDDEGCNSRKKLRLTKEQSAMLEDRFKEHSTLNPKLKVALAKQLNLRPRQVEVWFQNRRARTKLKQTEVDYELLKRCCETLTEENRRLHRELQQLRALNHARPAAFFTPAAAALSICPSCERLAGAPATTAADHRPKAALFSPFHQVCCLLNADPSIHSRSS; this is encoded by the exons ATGGAGCAAGAAGAGGTCGGGCTAGCGCtgggcctctccctcggctccGGCCACCACCAACCCAAGGAACAGCCACCCTCTCCGTCGTGTGCACTGGAGCCGTCGCTGTCACTAAGCCTCCCAGCTGACGGTGGAGGCCTGACCATGCCGGTACCGGTGCGGCCACTGATAGCCGGCGTGAAATGGGAGGAGCtgcaggcggaggaggaggacgaggccgTGGACAGGGCAGTTTACTCGGTGGTGTCGTCGGCAGCGGCAGCTGATGATGACGAAGGATGCAACAGCCGGAAGAAGCTGAGGCTGACCAAGGAGCAGTCAGCGATGCTGGAGGACCGCTTCAAAGAGCACAGTACCCTCAATCCT AAGCTAAAGGTTGCTTTGGCCAAACAACTCAACCTGAGGCCAAGGCAAGTGGAGGTGTGGTTCCAAAACAGAAGAGCCAG GACCAAGTTGAAGCAGACAGAGGTGGACTACGAGCTTCTCAAGCGCTGCTGCGAGACGTTAACCGAGGAGaaccgccgcctccaccgcgaGCTCCAACAGCTCCGCGCCCTCAACCACGCCCGCCCCGCCGCCTTTTTcacgcccgccgccgccgcgctctccATCTGCCCCTCCTGTGAGCGTCTCGCCGGAGCACCTGCCACCACTGCAGCAGACCACCGGCCCAAGGCGGCCTTGTTCAGCCCTTTTCACCAAGTCTGCTGCCTGCTGAATGCTGATCCATCCATCCACTCAAGATCTAGTTAA